A single region of the Gossypium arboreum isolate Shixiya-1 chromosome 12, ASM2569848v2, whole genome shotgun sequence genome encodes:
- the LOC108477719 gene encoding RING-H2 finger protein ATL29 has product MSFFKQRENKTCSFVGWHPHEEGWYKVNIDGAMCKVSRNASTGEVIRDNHEQNFYSVKVTIFKETFVLTTSSNLLNLQIDYIIKCILESLACLWNNQRNPSPPVDVAPAAGENISNGLDPELIQAFPTFYYSTVKEFRREKYGLECAICLGEFKDEDMLRLLTICCHVFHKECVDLWLESHKTCPVCRGELDVLSKKSPLLIRSNSMHEISTNAESSANQSPVEDSVCIDIKDDNDEKVDGEDKVQVTSSTKEQQSRKNERMEKFSRSHSTGHSIGKAKEEDRYTLRLPEHIKIKIVRGHHAARSCTVFGEFTSPSNDRNRGSGEPSETRIGD; this is encoded by the exons ATGAGTTTTTTCAAGCAAAGAGAAAACAAAACTTGCAGTTTCGTAGGGTGGCATCCACATGAAGAAGGATGGTATAAGGTAAACATTGATGGTGCTATGTGTAAAGTGTCTCGTAATGCTTCAACAGGTGAAGTTATCCGGGATAACCATG AACAGAACTTCTACTCTGTTAAAGTTACCATTTTCAAGGAAACCTTTGTTTTAACTACAAGTTCAAATCTTCTTAACCTTCAGATTGACTATATAATCAA GTGTATCCTAGAAAGTCTTGCATGTCTTTGGAATAATCAGCGTAACCCTTCACCTCCGGTTGATGTAGCTCCGGCAGCAGGTGAAAATATTAGTAATGGCCTTGATCCTGAACTAATACAAGCATTTCCAACATTCTATTATTCCACTGTCAAAGAGTTTCGTCGTGAAAAGTATGGCCTAGAATGTGCTATTTGCTTGGGAGAGTTCAAGGACGAGGATATGCTTCGTCTTTTGACAATTTGTTGCCATGTTTTTCATAAAGAGTGTGTTGATCTTTGGCTTGAATCCCATAAAACTTGTCCAGTTTGTCGAGGAGAGTTAGATGTGCTTAGTAAGAAATCCCCTTTACTTATTCGTAGCAATTCCATGCATGAAATTTCAACAAATGCTGAAAGTTCAGCAAATCAAAGTCCAGTAGAAGATTCCGTTTGCATTGACATTAAAGATGATAACGATGAGAAAGTTGATGGAGAAGATAAAGTACAAGTCACCTCAAGTACAAAAGAACAACAATCTAGGAAAAACGAAagaatggaaaaattttctaggtCTCATTCTACGGGACACTCCATAGGTAAAGCTAAAGAAGAAGATAGATATACCCTCAGATTGCCTGAgcacattaaaataaaaattgtcaGGGGGCATCATGCTGCAAGAAGTTGTACTGTGTTTGGTGAATTTACGAGCCCCTCGAACGACAGAAACAGAGGTTCTGGTGAACCGTCAGAGACTCGCATAGGAGATTGA